From Tubulanus polymorphus chromosome 9, tnTubPoly1.2, whole genome shotgun sequence, a single genomic window includes:
- the LOC141910886 gene encoding receptor-type tyrosine-protein phosphatase kappa-like encodes MYRKRNIFRFLLLLILCLFITNTSAKCFGKSCTGWECHCSNTAVDLCPIKGQNIDGALKCPNTNTACESYWTGPACQIGNVARGKTVTMSSVYSGSYGSKCTDGQTVAYHDLCLTGEHQDAWTRIDLGTQYVIHEVTLWDRSDATGCTDNPGDAWKKRARNMEIRVGNSPNIFSSNQKSAYQGPPLCGTHKTLVCSPGPLVGQYVTVQHENIGKAEYLVLAEIEVIGFKYIAPGDCSKGSNSFGCMIECYSCYNSESCNYLSGICESGCSQNYIGKWCESELKLFSQLTKSAVTDNSVKVSWTAYSGTEVDSGRDGNISVQYQVDYSKTSENTWTNQESTGDLIHHTITGLTPYTGYNIAVRLQKLVNGQLISTAIVTSPILTIQTLCAVPGPLASLDFSFTRDTLKTTLTGTAPNSPNCDVIYYRLTCEPISTTSTTPLIDIKTINKPKIVGSITTLDITTSLIPFTRYNCSMFALNRKGEGSPASVSFWTGEIAIPLLVVKKAAVTDTTVTLQITRVNTGNITGFEVIVKKHDGPINRRRNRAVNQSQYVSYGEAKQRGLSVYITAVLPPEVPSEFMVGDARNYSGYFNAPLETGKSYSFILGIIVNYNGETFQHYPPIQQQQERITVKAPSSKAGIIGGIVTVVLILLLVAVALCIVWRRGGFKTKGTSHNVEISMGNISPSDKNIEKPLAREEAEAVYVNCPKSSRQENTANANSAFSRESSMDSNIYDDPNAVDETQDGEDHHYEIASKGATMICDLLGETLMKSSDAWKNMNEEFQSVLTLRRGLSVCAEKVGNAEKNRFPNILAYDSTRVVLEQTGEDPSSDYINANYIRGLAGHVICIACQAPLPSTINDHWRMIWQEKCPAIIVLTDLTEGQGKDKKVKCHLYWPTKLNTKGRYGDITVKVAKKMEKHTEPPAAVHFLSITKRGHKQAHNLLVCHYRGWPDHDVPFPASSLVRMQQFIKQRLTDPDQGLVLLHGSAGAGRTGCYIATEQLLEKAKKDGLVNVFDMSRKLRQQRPEMIQNMKQYILVHQILLEELVLGPVAYPTTSFRESYEERKATRPVSKNVSDKIEEQFLVLKASTPIQDEESLAVAKLLNNVNKSRYKDILPEAQYQPQLSQKGFINASFVHTITDASVFIATQSPLQKTITDFWQMIFDYNCELIVMMHQEYPQDPTYASYSPAFGSIKFDPFTITVEEVSLLCKTIGRRDLILQKQNESRQIRQIQFLGWPEDESIPDVQYLFEFVKLVTSEHVTSPIVVHCMDSTTRTGLFCAAFDLITKAPSSEQIDIYHCIQKLRMTRPQFIPNLEQYKFLHDLMIFYLQRFDTYVNLS; translated from the exons ATGTACCGTAAAAGAAACATCTTtcgttttttgttgttgttgattcTATGTTTATTCATCACAAACACATCAG CGAAATGTTTTGGGAAGAGTTGTACTGGTTGGGAGTGTCATTGCAGTAATACAGCCGTGGACCTATGTCCAATAAAGGGACAGAATATAGATGGCGCTTTAAAGTGTCCAAATACTAACACTGCATGTGAGTCATATTGGACCGGACCAGCTTGTCAAATCG GTAACGTGGCTCGTGGTAAAACAGTTACGATGTCATCCGTTTACTCCGGGTCATACGGTAGTAAATGTACAGATGGTCAAACGGTAGCTTATCATGATCTGTGTCTCACTGGTGAGCATCAAGACGCCTGGACTAGAATTGATCTCGGAACTCAATACGTGATACATGAAGTTACACTTTGGGATAGATCAGACGCGACTGGTTGCACCGATAACCCTGGAGACGCGTGGA AAAAACGCGCGCGCAACATGGAGATTCGAGTCGGAAATAGCCcgaatatattttcttctaaCCAGAAATCTGCTTACCAGGGCCCCCCTCTCTGTGgtacacataaaacattagtATGCAGCCCAGGTCCTCTAGTTGGACAATACGTCACCGTTCAACACGAGAACATCGGTAAGGCGGAGTATCTCGTACTGGCAGAAATAGAAGTTATCGGGTTCAAATATATCG CACCCGGTGATTGTAGTAAGGGATCGAACTCATTTGGTTGTATGATTGAATGTTATTCATGTTACAACAGTGAAAGTTGTAACTATTTGAGTGGTATCTGTGAATCTGGCTGTTCACAGAATTACATCGGAAAGTGGTGCGAGTCAG aattGAAGTTGTTTTCTCAATTAACAAAATCTGCGGTGACAGATAACAGTGTAAAAGTCAGTTGGACAGCTTACTCGGGTACTGAAGTAGATTCAGGACGTGATGGTAATATCAGCGTTCAGTATCAAGTCGATTATAGTAAGACATCAGAAAACACTTGGACTAATCAAGAATCCACAGGAGACCTTATACATCACACAATTACTGGTTTAACTCCTTATACCGGGTATAACATAGCTGTTAGACTACAGAAATTAGTGAACGGTCAACTTATATCAACTGCGATTGTGACTAGTCCAATACTAACTATACAGACTTTGTGTGCAG TACCAGGACCTCTCGCTTCTCTCGACTTCTCATTCACAAGGGATACATTGAAAACAACATTGACAGGGACAGCACCAAATAGTCCAAATTGTGATGTCATCTATTATCGG CTCACGTGTGAACCCATCAGTACAACTTCCACAACACCTTTAATAGACATAAAAACAATCAACAAACCTAAAATCGTAGGCTCCATCACAACTTTAGACATAACGACGTCACTGATACCTTTTACTCGATACAACTGTTCAATGTTTGCCTTGAATAGAAAAGGTGAAGGGTCGCCTGCCAGTGTAAGCTTTTGGACAG GTGAAATAGCAATTCCCCTACTGGTTGTCAAGAAAGCAGCGGTAACAGACACGACTGTTACACTTCAAATAACACGTGTTAATACTGGTAACATCAC CGGTTTCGAGGTGATCGTGAAGAAACACGATGGACCAATCAACCGTCGCCGGAATCGTGCAGTCAACCAATCACAGTACGTCTCGTACGGAGAAGCTAAACAGCGAGGATTATCAGTTTATATTACTGCAGTTCTACCACCGGAAGTCCCTTCTGAGTTTATGGTTGGCGATGCGCGTAACTATAGTGGTTACTTTAATGCTCCTCTAGAAACTGGGAAATCTTACAGttttattttaggaatcattgtCAATTATAACGGA GAAACGTTTCAGCATTATCCGCCAATACAACAACAGCAAGAGAGAATCACTGTTAAAGCACCGTCTAGTAAGGCAGGGATAATAGGTGGCATTGTGACAGTTGTTTTAATACTATTATTGGTTGCTGTTGCTCTATGTATTGTTTGGAG ACGTGGTGGATTCAAAACAAAAGGAACATCGCACAATGTAGAAATATCGATGGGGAATATTTCACCTTCcgataaaaatattgaaaaacctTTGGCGAGAGAAGAAGCAGAGGCTGTTTATGTGAATTGTCCTAAATCATCGAGGCAAGAAAATACAGCTAATGCAAACTCTGCATTTTCAAGAG AAAGCTCCATGGATTCCAATATCTATGACGATCCGAATGCTGTAGATGAAACGCAAGATGGCGAGGATCACCATTACGAAATCGCTTCTAAAGGCGCTACTATGATTTGTGACCTGTTGGGAGAAACCTTAATGAAGAGCTCTGATGCGTGGAAGAATATGAATGAAGAATTTCAG AGTGTTCTTACGTTGAGACGAGGATTGAGCGTCTGCGCTGAGAAAGTGGGAAATGCTGAGAAAAACAGGTTTCCAAACATATTGGCCT ATGATTCGACTAGAGTTGTTCTGGAACAAACCGGTGAAGATCCATCATCAGATTACATCAATGCCAATTATATTCGG ggATTAGCTGGTCATGTGATATGTATTGCTTGCCAGG CTCCATTGCCATCTACAATCAATGACCATTGGCGGATGATTTGGCAAGAGAAATGTCCAGCTATTATTGTACTCACTGATCTGACTGAAGGACAAGGCAAAGATAAGAAG GTGAAGTGTCATTTATATTGGCCAACAAAACTGAACACGAAAGGTCGATATGGAGATATAACAGTAAAAGTTGCaaagaaaatggaaaaacACACTGAACCTCCGGCTGCCGTACATTTCTTGTCCATTACAAAG CGTGGCCACAAACAAGCACATAATCTGTTAGTTTGTCACTATCGAGGATGGCCGGATCATGATGTACCGTTCCCGGCTTCATCTCTTGTTCGTATGCAACAGTTCATCAAACAGCGTCTTACCGACCCGGATCAGGGACTTGTGCTGCTTCATGGCAG TGCTGGTGCTGGAAGGACAGGTTGTTATATCGCAACGGAGCAGCTTCTTGAAAAAGCTAAGAAAGATGGACTCGTTAACGTATTCGACATGTCTAGGAAATTGCGACAACAAAGACCAGAAATGATCCAAAATATG AAACAGTACATTCTCGTGCACCAGATCCTACTGGAGGAACTGGTACTGGGACCGGTGGCATACCCGACCACGAGTTTCAGAGAATCATACGAGGAAAGAAAGGCAACGCGTCCTGTATCTAAAAACGTATCCGATAAAATAGAGGAACAATTTCTA GTTTTGAAGGCGTCGACTCCAATTCAAGACGAGGAATCACTAGCAGTGGCCAAACTACTCAACAATGTTAACAAGTCCCGATACAAAGACATCCTTCCTGAGGCACAGTATCAACCGCAACTCTCACAAAAAGGGTTCATTAATGCTTCATTTGTGCAC ACGATCACAGATGCCAGTGTGTTTATAGCAACACAAAGTCCACTACAAAAGACAATTACTGATTTCTGGCAAATGATCTTTGATTATAACTGTGAACTTATCGTAATGATGCATCAAGAATATCCACAAGATCCG ACATATGCAAGCTATAGTCCTGCATTTGGAAGCATCAAATTCGATCCTTTTACGATCACTGTGGAGGAAGTTTCACTGCTCTGTAAGACCATCGGTCGCCGGGATCTGATCCTCCAAAAACAGAAT GAATCGCGTCAGATTCGTCAGATCCAGTTTTTAGGATGGCCTGAGGATGAGTCAATTCCTGATGTACAATATCTATTCGAGTTTGTGAAATTAGTTACAAGTGAACATGTGACCAGTCCTATTGTTGTACATTGCAT GGACAGCACAACGAGAACTGGACTATTTTGCGCGGCATTTGATCTGATCACCAAGGCACCATCTAGCGAACAAATCGACATTTATCACTGCATACAAAAACTACGAATGACTCGACCTCAATTCATTCCCAATTTG GAACAGTACAAGTTTCTACATGATTTGATGATATTCTATTTACAAAGATTCGACACTTATGTGAACCTTAGTTAG